In Deinococcus budaensis, the following proteins share a genomic window:
- a CDS encoding replication initiator protein A has product MDDPRISELDLARAGIVSASQSAPREREWLAQFEANGVRYAVSGHSHRGRPYGVDGDILLALQTLFFKAGCPDSNRIRLPPALLLGMVNLSRSGKDYVRLREGLLRLASVRWEMSASWGGIESRRESRTTSTGIISDLWLDDDVGTEDFVGVQVSADSLVDVAFTITFASLIRDGLYQILDGDLMARLGSSPSRALYRALAAHRIRGDHLAQAMRVNLREWIVACGLSERTDAALRTLEASHERLINEGYLELVEDEGRGAHRTLTYRFRAAAHPEQVRELTLRGVVPAVAASVSADHPERVMPALRAVEQRVQGGWKPRSLSAAIVDAIKNPEKWEYAPQTPLKPPKGKRAAPRPAEAPEAPADPRGAAQVMLKLKLKRDPSPLALDALKALSPEGVTALTAALKRPGPDALELAVGILGTPL; this is encoded by the coding sequence GTGGACGATCCCCGCATCAGTGAGCTGGACCTCGCTCGGGCGGGGATCGTCAGCGCCTCACAGTCCGCGCCCCGGGAGCGCGAGTGGCTGGCCCAGTTCGAGGCAAACGGCGTGCGCTACGCCGTCTCCGGGCATTCCCACCGGGGACGGCCCTACGGGGTGGACGGCGACATCCTGCTGGCCCTCCAGACGCTGTTTTTCAAGGCCGGATGCCCGGACAGCAACCGCATCCGTCTTCCCCCTGCCCTGCTGCTGGGCATGGTGAACCTCTCGCGCTCAGGGAAGGATTATGTCCGGCTGCGCGAGGGGCTGCTGCGGCTGGCTTCGGTCCGCTGGGAAATGTCGGCGAGCTGGGGCGGCATCGAGTCGCGCCGCGAGAGCCGCACCACCTCGACCGGCATCATCTCTGACCTGTGGCTCGACGACGATGTGGGCACCGAGGACTTTGTGGGGGTGCAGGTCAGCGCCGATTCGCTGGTGGACGTGGCGTTCACCATCACCTTCGCGTCGCTGATCCGTGACGGGCTGTACCAGATTCTCGACGGGGACCTGATGGCGCGGCTGGGCAGCAGCCCCAGCCGCGCGCTGTACCGGGCGCTGGCCGCCCACCGCATCCGGGGAGATCACCTGGCCCAGGCAATGCGGGTGAACCTGCGCGAATGGATCGTGGCCTGCGGCTTGAGCGAGCGCACGGACGCCGCGCTGCGGACCCTGGAAGCCTCGCACGAGCGCCTGATCAACGAGGGCTACCTGGAACTGGTCGAGGACGAGGGGCGGGGGGCGCACCGAACCCTGACCTACCGCTTCCGGGCCGCCGCACACCCCGAGCAGGTGCGCGAACTGACCCTGCGCGGGGTGGTTCCGGCGGTCGCGGCTTCGGTGTCGGCGGACCACCCCGAGCGCGTGATGCCTGCTCTGCGGGCGGTCGAGCAGCGCGTTCAGGGGGGCTGGAAGCCCCGGTCGCTCTCGGCGGCCATCGTGGACGCCATCAAGAATCCCGAGAAGTGGGAGTACGCCCCGCAGACGCCCCTCAAGCCGCCCAAAGGGAAGCGGGCAGCCCCCCGGCCTGCTGAGGCTCCGGAGGCGCCTGCCGATCCCCGGGGAGCGGCCCAGGTGATGCTCAAGCTGAAACTCAAGCGCGACCCCTCCCCACTCGCCCTGGACGCCCTGAAGGCTCTCTCGCCGGAAGGGGTCACGGCTCTCACAGCAGCGCTCAAGCGGCCTGGTCCCGACGCGCTGGAACTGGCCGTGGGCATCCTGGGCACGCCGCTGTAA